A window from Citrus sinensis cultivar Valencia sweet orange chromosome 3, DVS_A1.0, whole genome shotgun sequence encodes these proteins:
- the LOC127901330 gene encoding uncharacterized protein LOC127901330, with protein sequence MFISSKQQAPDCYSPNVDAGYGTHTDAGNDDEHTPMSLYSLHGDICDDSVQIFTEAPPGVSKFGCPYRPSYIFGSPYFIPPFKRVRNVRALPALNITDYEIDERSSVDMNPLRGLEDSRLCEEFDQWFAGNIFVDRPVQQSRNFFEILMGNASMGWLGDEHIHTYYRLISEKQRRFPNALPQRVTHTDIYFWVFLKQLWNNGSCDVNSLQYGNNLSSYIDGREDLMSKPFTDVDMIFIPVNLGGDHWVLARADLRARRMRIYDSLVTFREDKTYLRKFKPLQVVFPQWLQDVGLYNLRSELQSADPWKVRIVKDVPQQSPGSGDCGVFMLMFTMYLMFGLKLDFDSSHGHYFRKKIAVDIFTGDIAL encoded by the exons ATGTTCATCTCCTCGAAACAACAGGCCCCAGATTGCTATAGTCCGAACGTTGATGCTGGCTATGGTACGCATACTGATGCTGGTAATGACGACGAGCACACCCCTATGTCCTTGTACAGTCTACATGGGGACATATGTGATGACAGTGTACAGATATTCACGGAGGCACCTCCCGGCGTTAGTAAGTTTGGGTGTCCGTACCGACCGTCGTATATATTTGGCAGTCCTTACTTCATTCCTCCTTTCAAGAGAGTTAGGAATGTCAGGGCTCTACCCGCACTCAACATTACGGACTatgaaattgatgaaagaTCGAGTGTGGATATGAATCCGCTTAGGGGACTAGAAGACTCAAGACTATGTGAGGAGTTTGATCAGTGGTTTGCCGGCAACATTTTCGTGGATCGGCCCGTCCAACAGTCTCgaaatttctttgaaatacTCATGGGCAATGCTTCGATGGGGTGGCTTGGTGACGAG CATATTCACACGTATTACCGCTTGATCAGCGAGAAGCAACGGCGGTTTCCAAATGCACTACCACAACGCGTCACGCATACAGATATATACTTTTGG GTGTTTCTAAAGCAATTATGGAACAATGGTAGTTGTGATGTCAATTCATTACAATATGGCAACAACTTGAGCAGCTATATAGATGGGCGGGAAGATCTCATGTCCAAACCGTTTACGGATGTCGATATG aTATTCATCCCTGTGAATTTGGGCGGCGATCATTGGGTACTAGCTCGAGCGGACCTTCGCGCGAGGAGGATGCGGATTTACGACTCGTTGGTTACCTTTCGCGAGGACAAAACATATTTGCGTAAATTCAAACCTCTTCAGGTCGTCTTCCCTCAATGGCTTCAAGATGTTGGATTATACAACCTTCGATCTGAGCTGCAGAGTGCCGACCCTTGGAAAGTAAGAATTGTTAAGGATGTGCCCCAACAATCACCTGGAAGTGGTGATTGCGGTGTATTTATGTTGATGTTTACAATGTATTTGATGTTCGGGCTAAAACTTGATTTTGATAGTAGCCACGGGCATTACTTCAGGAAGAAAATTGCTGTAGATATATTCACGGGCGATATTGCCTTGTAA
- the LOC127901357 gene encoding uncharacterized protein LOC127901357 produces the protein MDSVVLQLCYDGWWETLADGRTEYVNAKNTTFLVRKDCTFEQFMARVYEVLQINPIEYSLSMKTTLRSSNTMYRACSLPMDIFNDEMVNVVLHMASDVVNYGCIPIFVTTHPRVPAENPEPLVENENSFRANEFVPDIEEEVLPQQMSFQQHYSPVNENNDTIDDNGITIADVENNVLPLGTSLGQHYSPFQNNEFRSYDDPGYNTNNTEADNVQGMNSNTEVDDRDTGHSDIPINNEDEHQYDIPVNNRENRPIPPMARSRRRTTVDPLVSIAPVLPSNLVAPDLVRSCNSADIGVGKLFVEKNELILELRKVALREKFDFKIARSTTTRFEAHCSSESCNWRLRATRGSDEHNVPWVVRRVDNVHTCSNEVLPSGLRQVRSRVVGHLIADKFIQDKRIYTPNDIRTDMQQEYGVQLTYQQAYRAKEVGLEIVRGNPAESYNLLPKYSHVLTKANEGTVTHLQRDGDDNFLYYFVALGSSIKGFTQYIRPVIAVDGTHLKGLYRGSMFVATCLDGNNQLYPLVIGVMDSENNDAWEWFMTKLHGVIGDRPELVFISDRCTAIKRAVLKAFHTASHGVCFYHVKGNIKSKFRMSKAIWDQFEPAFINAAKAYGHEEFKRQLYGLWMLHSAAADYLENNVGTCNWARSEFEGRRYSILTTNIAESVNSLMRESRKFPITHLVDHFRKTLQQWFYDRKIVAESMSTRLTTWADEIVGERRILAERMTVRPVSQYRFHVLGGGMKEGIVDIHERTCSCRVFQLDQLVCAHAIAACLIVRVDYISLCSDYYSKDSLVMAYAEPVEPVGDMTDWDIPEEIQEIRVNPPIEAPPPGRRPELRIPSIGEDVNRRTVRCGRCNQPGHNRKRCKNPIVSNPN, from the coding sequence ACATTAGCGGATGGCCGTACGGAGTACGTGAATGCGAAGAATACAACATTTTTAGTTCGGAAAGATTGTACGTTTGAGCAATTTATGGCAAGGGTGTATGAAGTTTTACAGATAAATCCTATTGAATATAGTTTGTCgatgaagacaactttgagaTCTAGTAACACAATGTATCGTGCATGTTCACTACCTATggatatatttaatgatgaaatggttAATGTTGTGCTGCACATGGCCTCTGATGTGGTCAATTATGGATGCATCCCTATATTTGTCACCACACATCCTCGAGTTCCGGCCGAAAATCCTGAGCCActtgtggaaaatgaaaattcgTTTAGAGCAAACGAGTTTGTCCCTGATATTGAGGAAGAGGTGTTACCACAACAAATGTCGTTCCAACAACATTACTCACCAGTCAACGAAAACAATGACACTATTGATGATAATGGCATTACGATAGCGGATGTTGAAAATAATGTGTTACCATTAGGGACATCGTTAGGGCAACATTACTCTccatttcaaaataatgaGTTCCGCAGTTATGATGATCCTGGTTATAACACCAACAACACAGAAGCTGATAATGTGCAAGGCATGAACTCTAATACTGAAGTTGATGATAGGGACACTGGTCATTCCGATATTCCTATCAATAATGAGGATGAGCATCAGTATGATATTCCTGTTAACAATAGAGAGAATCGACCTATTCCTCCGATGGCCCGTTCGAGGAGGAGGACAACAGTTGATCCCCTGGTGAGTATTGCTCCAGTTTTGCCTTCAAACTTGGTTGCTCCAGACTTAGTTAGAAGCTGTAATTCTGCCGACATTGGTGTGGGAAAGTTGTTCGTTGAGAAGAATGAGTTAATACTGGAATTGCGCAAAGTGGCCTTGCGGgaaaagtttgatttcaagattgcacgGTCCACAACGACACGCTTTGAGGCTCATTGTTCTTCGGAATCATGTAATTGGCGTCTTCGCGCAACAAGAGGTTCGGATGAGCATAATGTTCCTTGGGTAGTGAGAAGAGTTGACAATGTTCATACATGCTCTAATGAGGTTTTGCCTAGTGGCCTCCGCCAAGTTAGGAGTCGGGTTGTTGGCCATCTTATTGCGGATAAATTTATTCAGGATAAACGGATATACACGCCGAATGACATTAGAACAGACATGCAGCAAGAATACGGGGTCCAGTTAACATATCAGCAAGCATATCGGGCTAAAGAAGTCGGTCTTGAAATAGTACGAGGGAACCCTGCAGAGTCATACAACTTACTTCCCAAATACTCTCACGTTTTGACCAAAGCGAATGAGGGCACAGTGACACACCTCCAGCGGGATGGAgatgataatttcttatacTACTTTGTTGCGCTTGGATCTTCCATTAAGGGCTTCACACAGTACATAAGGCCTGTGATCGCTGTAGATGGCACTCATTTGAAGGGGCTATATCGTGGAAGCATGTTTGTAGCAACATGTTTGGATGGTAATAATCAACTGTATCCGTTAGTTATTGGGGTCATGGATTCAGAAAACAATGATGCTTGGGAATGGTTTATGACGAAGTTACACGGAGTGATTGGCGATAGGCCAGAGTTAGTATTTATCTCTGATCGATGCACTGCCATCAAGCGAGCCGTTTTAAAAGCATTTCACACTGCTAGTCATGGAGTTTGTTTTTACCATGTCAAAGGCAACATTAAGTCTAAATTCAGGATGTCCAAAGCTATTTGGGATCAATTCGAGCCAGCTTTTATTAATGCAGCAAAGGCATATGGACacgaagaatttaaaagacaaCTTTATGGGTTGTGGATGCTCCACTCGGCCGCGGCTGATTACTTAGAGAATAATGTGGGCACGTGTAATTGGGCAAGGTCCGAATTTGAAGGTAGGAGATACAGCATACTTACCACCAACATTGCAGAAAGCGTGAATTCTTTAATGAGGGAATCGCGAAAATTTCCTAttactcatcttgttgatcactttagaaaaacattacagcaatggttttatgataggAAAATTGTCGCTGAATCGATGAGCACTCGTCTAACGACGTGGGCAGATGAGATAGTCGGCGAAAGGAGAATTTTGGCCGAAAGAATGACCGTTCGGCCAGTGTCTCAGTATCGATTTCATGTTTTGGGTGGTGGTATGAAGGAAGGGATAGTTGACATTCATGAAAGAACTTGCTCCTGTAGAGTATTCCAACTCGATCAGCTTGTTTGTGCGCATGCAATTGCTGCTTGTCTGATCGTCCGTGTGGATTACATAAGTCTTTGCTCTGATTATTACTCTAAAGATTCATTGGTCATGGCATATGCAGAACCAGTAGAACCGGTTGGGGACATGACAGATTGGGACATTCCAGAAGAAATCCAGGAAATCAGAGTTAACCCACCGATCGAAGCACCACCACCTGGTCGTCGTCCAGAGTTAAGAATTCCTTCTATCGGTGAGGATGTTAACCGACGAACTGTGAGATGTGGTCGATGCAACCAACCAGGTCATAACCGTAAGAGATGTAAAAATCCCATTGTGTCAAATCCAAACTGA